A genomic segment from uncultured Vibrio sp. encodes:
- the tenA gene encoding thiaminase II, producing MKYQDLIDACHQDWQEYTEHLFVQQLAQGTLAQPCFLHYLKQDFLFLKQYARAYALAIYKARTLYDMRRALPSVHALLDSEIAHHVTYCGQWGLTESDLENEPEDFGTVAYTRYVLDAGMTGDLVDLYAALAPCSIGYAVIGKMLMEDENTIIEGNPYASWITLYGGEEFQSGVAEGAAHFNELLAEIDINSQRGQNLIQVFKTATRMEVAFWQQGLNAHQG from the coding sequence ATGAAATACCAAGATTTGATCGACGCTTGCCATCAAGACTGGCAAGAATACACAGAGCACCTTTTCGTTCAGCAATTAGCACAAGGTACGCTTGCTCAACCTTGTTTTCTGCATTATCTAAAACAGGATTTTTTGTTTCTCAAGCAATACGCTCGCGCTTATGCATTAGCGATTTATAAAGCACGTACTTTGTATGACATGCGGCGCGCACTGCCGAGCGTTCACGCGTTATTAGATTCAGAAATCGCTCATCATGTAACTTACTGTGGTCAATGGGGATTAACGGAATCCGACTTGGAAAACGAACCGGAAGATTTTGGCACCGTTGCCTACACTCGCTATGTATTAGATGCAGGTATGACGGGGGATTTGGTTGATCTGTATGCGGCATTAGCGCCTTGCTCTATCGGCTACGCGGTTATTGGCAAAATGTTGATGGAAGATGAAAACACCATTATTGAAGGTAACCCGTACGCTAGCTGGATCACCCTCTATGGCGGTGAAGAGTTCCAGTCAGGTGTTGCGGAGGGCGCGGCGCACTTTAACGAGCTACTAGCTGAAATCGACATCAATAGCCAGCGCGGCCAGAACCTGATTCAGGTATTCAAAACTGCAACACGTATGGAAGTGGCTTTTTGGCAGCAAGGCTTGAATGCTCACCAAGGTTAA
- the thiE gene encoding thiamine phosphate synthase: protein MNPYRLYLVTDDQQDLATLKHVVSKAVEGGVTMVQVREKHGDVRAFIQRAQAVKEILDGTDVPLIINDRVDVALAVDAEGVHLGQSDMPAHIARQLIGPNKILGLSIENERQLADVNTLPIDYIGLSAIYATPTKTNTQRHWGLDGLKMALKATTLPIVAIGGINETNIPILNATGVHGLALVSAICHADDPKLACEYLLSLMV from the coding sequence ATGAACCCCTATCGTTTGTATTTGGTCACCGATGACCAACAAGATCTCGCCACGCTCAAGCATGTTGTTAGCAAAGCAGTGGAAGGTGGCGTAACCATGGTACAAGTGCGCGAAAAACATGGTGACGTGCGTGCTTTCATTCAACGGGCACAAGCGGTAAAAGAAATTCTCGACGGTACAGACGTACCTTTGATTATTAACGATCGAGTCGATGTTGCACTCGCTGTCGATGCTGAAGGCGTGCACCTCGGCCAATCGGATATGCCAGCGCATATAGCTCGTCAACTGATTGGGCCAAACAAAATCCTTGGTTTATCCATCGAGAATGAACGGCAGCTTGCAGACGTAAACACACTGCCGATCGATTACATTGGTTTAAGTGCCATCTATGCGACACCAACTAAAACCAATACCCAAAGACATTGGGGCTTAGATGGATTGAAAATGGCACTCAAGGCCACAACGCTGCCGATCGTCGCGATTGGTGGTATTAACGAAACCAATATTCCTATTCTAAATGCAACCGGCGTGCACGGGTTAGCATTGGTATCAGCAATCTGTCATGCCGACGATCCAAAATTAGCTTGTGAGTACTTACTAAGCTTAATGGTTTAG
- a CDS encoding NapC/NirT family cytochrome c, translating into MTMKKRTIILLLVAGIGVGWLTLGGSAAVMHYTSSTEFCVSCHTMETPLKEYQGSVHFSNAKGIRAECSDCHIPHEPVDYLITKIRASKDIYHEFITGKIDTPEKYEAHRKEMAEMVWEQFRENDSATCRTCHDYDAMEPFEQSRDAVKMHDYGIANNQTCIDCHKGVAHFAPEAELDSKAFETLMSFTTQTAPGAEVVYPVTTINMGELGTINPTTKLEVVSTEGDARTVKLNAYQMKGAEQVLYMGEGQRAIVATLTEQGQQALDGGEFAADVYGNEWRSVSLTGTIDSPVVDTLEPVWSYAEELDNVYCATCHAKIPSNHFTVNAWGPVAKSMGDRTDITAENLEILTKFFQHHAKDVVGH; encoded by the coding sequence ATTACAATGAAAAAACGAACTATTATTTTGTTATTAGTAGCTGGAATAGGAGTGGGGTGGCTGACTTTGGGAGGTTCAGCTGCGGTGATGCATTACACCTCATCTACGGAGTTTTGCGTCTCATGCCATACTATGGAGACCCCTTTGAAAGAGTATCAAGGCTCTGTTCACTTCAGTAACGCAAAAGGCATTCGCGCAGAATGCTCCGACTGTCACATCCCTCATGAGCCTGTGGATTATTTGATCACCAAAATTCGTGCCTCGAAGGACATCTATCACGAGTTCATAACAGGCAAGATTGATACGCCTGAAAAGTACGAAGCACACCGGAAAGAAATGGCTGAAATGGTATGGGAGCAGTTCCGCGAGAATGATTCTGCAACCTGCCGTACCTGTCACGACTATGATGCGATGGAACCGTTTGAACAATCACGTGACGCTGTGAAAATGCACGACTACGGAATAGCAAACAATCAGACCTGTATTGATTGTCACAAAGGCGTGGCTCACTTTGCTCCAGAGGCCGAGCTCGACAGCAAAGCGTTTGAAACTTTAATGAGCTTTACCACCCAAACCGCTCCGGGAGCGGAAGTGGTTTACCCAGTTACGACGATTAACATGGGTGAGTTGGGTACCATCAATCCAACAACGAAATTGGAAGTTGTCAGTACGGAGGGTGATGCTCGCACAGTTAAACTCAATGCTTACCAAATGAAAGGTGCTGAGCAAGTGCTTTACATGGGCGAAGGGCAACGTGCAATTGTGGCAACACTGACCGAACAAGGTCAGCAAGCGCTTGACGGTGGCGAATTTGCCGCTGATGTATACGGTAACGAATGGCGCTCTGTTTCTTTAACCGGCACGATTGATTCTCCGGTTGTGGACACGCTAGAGCCAGTTTGGTCATATGCAGAAGAGTTGGACAATGTTTACTGTGCTACTTGTCATGCGAAAATTCCTTCAAATCACTTCACTGTGAATGCTTGGGGACCAGTCGCGAAGAGTATGGGTGATCGAACGGATATTACTGCCGAGAACCTAGAAATTCTAACCAAGTTCTTCCAACACCACGCGAAAGATGTGGTTGGTCACTAA
- a CDS encoding ABC transporter permease, with translation MSDMTQYNSVSERISKKERVTHPALRLVISTAVILGLWQLIVVAFTMPSFILPAPVDVLNRLISRYDVLLAHTWVTAQEILLGLGLGLSMGLLFALQMLLFEPLKRWLLPILIASQAIPVFAIAPVLMLWLGYGIASKVVMAAIIIFFPVTTCCYDGLRNTPTGYLDLAKTMGASKWQLLRHIQLPAALPTLASGIRVAVVIAPIGAVVGEWVGSSKGLGYLMLQANARMIIDEMFAALFILAVLSIALYFITDKLLKKAIPWESK, from the coding sequence ATGAGTGATATGACTCAATACAACTCCGTCTCAGAACGTATCAGTAAAAAAGAACGAGTCACCCATCCAGCTCTGCGCTTGGTGATCAGCACAGCGGTCATTTTAGGCCTGTGGCAACTGATTGTCGTGGCGTTCACTATGCCCAGCTTCATTTTGCCTGCGCCTGTTGATGTGCTGAATAGATTGATCTCCCGCTATGACGTATTGCTCGCACACACCTGGGTCACGGCACAGGAAATCCTGCTTGGTCTCGGGCTCGGTTTGTCGATGGGTTTGCTGTTTGCACTGCAAATGTTGCTGTTCGAACCACTAAAACGCTGGCTGCTACCGATTCTCATTGCTAGCCAGGCGATTCCGGTATTTGCCATTGCACCCGTACTGATGCTTTGGCTTGGTTACGGCATCGCTTCAAAAGTCGTGATGGCAGCGATCATCATTTTTTTCCCTGTTACGACTTGTTGTTACGACGGTTTACGCAATACCCCAACCGGATACCTGGATTTGGCGAAAACGATGGGCGCTTCGAAATGGCAACTTCTGCGTCACATTCAGTTGCCCGCGGCACTGCCAACATTGGCTTCAGGCATTCGTGTCGCAGTCGTTATCGCCCCAATTGGAGCGGTCGTCGGCGAGTGGGTCGGTTCAAGTAAAGGCTTGGGTTATCTCATGTTACAAGCCAATGCACGCATGATCATCGACGAGATGTTTGCCGCACTGTTTATCCTCGCCGTGCTGTCCATCGCACTCTACTTCATCACTGACAAATTATTGAAAAAAGCCATCCCTTGGGAAAGCAAATAG
- a CDS encoding ABC transporter substrate-binding protein — protein MNKNKLISAAALLASIVSTNALAAEKELTLMLDWFVNPNHGPIVIAKERGYFKEQGLKVNIQEPADPSTPPKMVAAGKVDMAISYQPSLTIDVAAGLPLIRSATLIATPLNTMMVLDNGKNDNLADLKGKKIGIAIAGNEEATIGTMLAQENVKFSDVQIINVGWALSSSLASGKVDAIWGGLRNFETNQLALEGYQAKAFFPEEHGVPAYDELVFVANANTYDKNAIKAFNKALEQATTYIVNHPKSSWKEFVAYSPDTLNNELNQRAWNDTLTRFALRPSAVDLKRYDDYAEFMYSQKIIETLPKAKDYVPSFD, from the coding sequence GTGAATAAAAACAAACTTATTAGCGCTGCAGCTTTGCTTGCTTCTATTGTTTCAACTAACGCACTGGCGGCCGAAAAAGAGCTGACTTTGATGTTGGATTGGTTCGTGAATCCGAACCACGGCCCTATCGTTATAGCCAAAGAGCGTGGCTACTTTAAAGAACAAGGCTTGAAGGTCAACATTCAAGAGCCTGCTGACCCAAGCACCCCCCCTAAAATGGTCGCGGCTGGCAAGGTGGATATGGCAATTTCATACCAACCAAGCTTGACGATTGATGTAGCAGCAGGTCTGCCACTTATCCGCTCAGCAACACTTATCGCGACGCCACTAAATACTATGATGGTGTTGGATAATGGCAAGAACGACAACCTTGCCGATCTAAAAGGTAAGAAAATCGGGATTGCTATCGCAGGTAATGAAGAAGCAACCATAGGCACAATGCTAGCACAAGAAAATGTGAAGTTTTCTGACGTACAAATCATTAATGTTGGATGGGCGCTCTCGTCATCTCTGGCATCAGGTAAAGTCGATGCAATTTGGGGTGGACTGCGTAACTTCGAAACTAACCAACTGGCATTAGAAGGTTACCAAGCCAAAGCTTTCTTCCCAGAAGAACATGGGGTTCCTGCTTATGACGAACTTGTGTTTGTCGCGAATGCAAATACGTACGACAAAAATGCCATCAAAGCGTTCAACAAAGCATTGGAGCAAGCTACGACTTACATCGTGAACCATCCAAAATCGTCTTGGAAAGAGTTTGTTGCTTACTCTCCAGACACGCTAAACAACGAACTTAATCAACGTGCTTGGAATGACACTTTGACTCGTTTCGCGCTTCGTCCATCAGCGGTAGATCTAAAACGCTACGACGATTACGCCGAGTTCATGTACTCGCAAAAAATCATTGAAACGCTACCAAAAGCGAAAGATTACGTGCCTAGCTTTGACTGA
- the thiM gene encoding hydroxyethylthiazole kinase, which translates to MLTEQITQALNAVRQQKPLVVNITNYVVMNNTANALLAIGASPIMAHSKQEMAEMMSFAGALVINIGTLDSTWTPRMIFAVEQANANGKTVVLDPVGCGASTLRTETSRQIARLANKLIIRGNASEIIALAGEQAQSKGVDSLDSSDAALGAAQFLAAEYGANVVISGETDYIVTKSHTVTLRNGHEMMPYVTGMGCTLTALTGAFATVGDETGLAAAAVLGVAGEIAAEQARGPGSLQSTLLDELYQLDEQTLAKRLKLQVTEH; encoded by the coding sequence ATGTTAACAGAACAAATTACTCAAGCACTGAACGCAGTGCGTCAACAAAAGCCATTGGTCGTGAACATCACAAACTATGTGGTGATGAACAATACAGCAAATGCTCTGCTAGCCATCGGCGCATCTCCAATCATGGCGCACTCTAAGCAAGAGATGGCTGAAATGATGTCATTTGCCGGCGCGCTCGTGATCAACATTGGTACCCTAGACAGTACCTGGACACCGCGCATGATCTTTGCGGTAGAGCAAGCCAATGCCAACGGTAAAACCGTCGTCCTCGATCCCGTTGGTTGCGGCGCAAGTACTCTGAGAACAGAAACGTCTCGTCAAATTGCACGCCTGGCGAATAAACTCATCATTCGTGGTAATGCTTCGGAAATCATTGCTTTAGCTGGCGAACAAGCGCAAAGCAAAGGGGTCGATTCTTTAGACAGTAGTGACGCGGCATTAGGAGCAGCGCAATTCCTTGCTGCTGAATACGGTGCCAACGTGGTGATTTCTGGCGAGACAGATTATATCGTGACGAAATCGCACACCGTAACACTCCGCAATGGCCACGAGATGATGCCATATGTGACGGGAATGGGTTGTACGCTAACCGCACTAACGGGGGCGTTTGCCACAGTGGGTGATGAAACGGGTTTGGCTGCAGCAGCCGTACTTGGTGTGGCGGGTGAGATCGCAGCAGAACAAGCACGAGGTCCCGGTAGCTTACAGTCAACGTTGCTTGATGAGTTGTATCAGCTTGATGAACAAACTCTGGCAAAACGACTTAAGCTTCAAGTCACTGAACACTGA
- a CDS encoding molybdopterin guanine dinucleotide-containing S/N-oxide reductase, with product MTNMTRRGFLKGTGMAAGAMAFTSFSPLSVASSDARGKGILTAGRMGPMLCEVQDGKLISTTNALPQTVPNSLQSTGPDQVHTKARVKYPMVRKGYLANPSSPQGVRGSDEFERVSWDEVYKLIHEQHMRIRKAYGPASVFAGSYGWRSSGVLHKAQTLLQRYMSMAGGYSGHLGDYSTGAAQIIMPHVMGSIEVYEQQTTYPVILEHSDVVVLWGLNPINTLKIAWSSTDCAGLEFFHQLKKSGKTVIAIDPIRSETIEFFGDNAEWIAPHPMTDVAMMLGIAHTLVKQGKHDKAFLEKYTTGYDLFEAYLFGEEDGVEKSAEWASSICGVPVKQLELLADIFSKNRTMLMSGWGMQRQQYGEQRHWMLATLASMLGQIGLPGGGFGLSYHYSNGGNPARDAGVLPAISASLGGGSSAGNDWAVSGAVQSFPVARIVEALENPGKSYQHNGHELTFPDIKMIWWAGGANFTHHQDTNRLIRAWQKPELIVISEPYWTAAAKHADIVLPITTSFERNDMTMTGDYSNQHLVPMKQVVEPQGEARNDFDVFADLAEMLAPGGRDVYTEGKTEMEWLYGFYKVAQQGGRGSRVAMPNFSKFWEDNQLIEMKWNEKNAQFVRYADFREDPVLNPLGTPSGKIEIYSKTIEGYQLDDCLPHPAWFEPTEYTGNAHEDELQLMTAHAAHRLHSQFNYAKIREEYAIANREPIWIHPDDAKLRGIKTGDLVRAFNGRGQVLVGAEVTDRIKQGSVCIHEGGWPDLDPNTGICKNGGCNVLTLDIPTSRLSNGCAANSALVRIEKYIGPELELTAFEPPKNG from the coding sequence ATGACTAACATGACCCGCCGCGGATTTCTAAAGGGCACTGGTATGGCGGCCGGTGCGATGGCATTCACTTCATTTTCACCGTTGTCAGTCGCCTCCTCGGATGCGCGTGGTAAAGGCATCCTTACGGCCGGCCGCATGGGCCCAATGCTGTGTGAAGTGCAAGATGGTAAGTTGATATCAACGACGAATGCGCTGCCTCAAACGGTACCAAATAGCCTGCAAAGTACTGGGCCGGACCAAGTTCATACCAAGGCTCGGGTAAAATATCCAATGGTACGAAAAGGCTACCTGGCGAACCCATCCTCACCGCAAGGAGTTCGAGGCAGTGATGAATTTGAACGCGTGTCCTGGGATGAGGTTTACAAGCTGATCCACGAGCAACACATGCGTATTCGTAAAGCCTACGGACCCGCATCTGTATTTGCTGGCTCTTATGGTTGGCGTTCGAGTGGCGTGTTACACAAAGCGCAAACTTTGCTGCAGCGCTATATGAGTATGGCGGGTGGTTATTCTGGTCACCTGGGAGATTATTCAACGGGTGCCGCACAAATCATCATGCCGCACGTTATGGGCTCTATTGAAGTGTATGAGCAACAGACCACTTATCCTGTCATTCTTGAACATAGTGATGTGGTGGTACTTTGGGGATTGAACCCAATCAATACATTAAAAATTGCCTGGAGTTCTACTGATTGTGCTGGACTTGAGTTCTTCCATCAACTTAAAAAGTCTGGAAAAACGGTGATTGCGATTGACCCGATTCGTTCTGAAACCATTGAGTTCTTTGGTGACAATGCGGAATGGATAGCACCGCATCCAATGACTGACGTGGCGATGATGTTGGGTATCGCACATACATTGGTCAAACAAGGGAAACATGATAAAGCGTTTTTAGAGAAATACACCACGGGCTATGATTTGTTTGAAGCTTACTTATTCGGCGAAGAAGACGGTGTCGAGAAGTCAGCTGAATGGGCATCAAGCATCTGTGGCGTCCCTGTGAAACAATTAGAATTGCTGGCCGATATCTTCAGTAAAAACCGTACCATGCTGATGTCCGGCTGGGGCATGCAGCGCCAACAATATGGTGAGCAACGCCACTGGATGCTGGCAACATTAGCATCAATGTTGGGACAAATCGGTCTTCCAGGTGGTGGCTTTGGTCTCTCATACCACTATTCAAATGGCGGTAACCCAGCACGTGATGCGGGTGTACTTCCGGCGATTTCAGCGTCACTGGGCGGTGGTTCTTCCGCTGGTAATGATTGGGCGGTATCAGGTGCAGTACAAAGTTTCCCGGTGGCACGCATTGTTGAAGCGCTCGAAAATCCAGGCAAATCTTATCAGCATAATGGTCATGAACTGACGTTCCCTGATATCAAAATGATTTGGTGGGCGGGTGGCGCGAACTTTACTCACCATCAAGATACCAACCGGCTGATCAGAGCGTGGCAAAAACCGGAGCTGATCGTGATTTCAGAACCTTACTGGACGGCGGCAGCGAAGCACGCGGACATTGTTTTGCCAATTACTACGTCGTTCGAACGCAATGATATGACCATGACGGGGGACTACAGTAACCAGCACTTGGTTCCGATGAAACAGGTGGTGGAGCCACAAGGTGAAGCACGGAACGACTTCGACGTATTTGCGGATTTGGCTGAAATGCTCGCTCCGGGCGGTCGAGATGTTTACACCGAAGGCAAAACGGAGATGGAGTGGTTGTATGGATTTTACAAAGTGGCGCAACAAGGTGGTCGTGGATCTCGTGTGGCGATGCCTAACTTCAGTAAATTCTGGGAAGATAACCAGTTGATCGAGATGAAGTGGAACGAGAAAAACGCTCAGTTTGTACGTTATGCGGATTTCCGTGAAGATCCTGTTCTAAATCCATTAGGTACGCCGAGTGGCAAAATTGAAATTTACTCGAAAACGATCGAAGGTTATCAGTTAGACGATTGTTTGCCACATCCTGCTTGGTTCGAACCAACAGAATATACCGGTAATGCGCATGAAGATGAGTTACAGTTAATGACAGCGCACGCCGCACACCGTCTTCATAGTCAGTTTAACTATGCGAAAATCCGTGAAGAATACGCCATAGCAAACCGTGAACCAATTTGGATTCACCCGGATGATGCCAAGCTTCGTGGGATAAAAACCGGTGATCTGGTTAGAGCCTTTAACGGCCGCGGTCAGGTGTTGGTCGGTGCAGAAGTGACCGATCGTATCAAGCAAGGTTCAGTCTGCATTCATGAAGGTGGCTGGCCTGATTTGGATCCGAATACCGGGATTTGTAAGAACGGTGGCTGTAATGTGCTTACTTTGGATATTCCAACCTCACGACTCAGCAATGGCTGCGCGGCAAACTCGGCACTGGTTCGTATCGAAAAATACATCGGTCCTGAGTTAGAACTGACCGCATTTGAACCACCAAAAAATGGCTAA
- a CDS encoding HAD family hydrolase, which produces MIYLFDWGNTLMVDFPHARGKMCDWNTVEAIPQAKETLVTLCKDHQIYIATSASDSVMEEVQRAFQRVDLDRYINGYFCFSNVGIEKNCAEFYQAVAKKLGVKERELTMIGDIPNKDIYPAMEAGLNTIWFNATGAPPPGKPIPQQIRCLSQLVSGAL; this is translated from the coding sequence ATGATTTATCTATTCGACTGGGGCAACACATTAATGGTCGACTTTCCTCACGCACGGGGAAAAATGTGTGACTGGAACACTGTGGAAGCGATCCCACAGGCCAAAGAGACATTGGTAACGCTCTGCAAAGATCATCAGATTTACATCGCGACCAGTGCGTCGGATTCAGTAATGGAAGAGGTCCAACGGGCTTTCCAACGAGTTGATTTAGACCGATACATCAACGGCTATTTCTGCTTTTCTAATGTTGGCATTGAAAAAAACTGCGCCGAATTTTACCAAGCGGTGGCAAAAAAGCTGGGCGTAAAAGAAAGGGAATTGACCATGATCGGGGACATACCAAACAAAGACATCTACCCAGCGATGGAAGCAGGGTTGAATACCATTTGGTTTAACGCTACAGGTGCGCCACCGCCAGGCAAACCGATTCCACAGCAAATTCGCTGTTTGTCGCAGCTCGTTTCTGGGGCACTTTAA